AAGAAGTACACTAGAGATGTGTGTCTATTGTTGGAATTGAAATGTATACGAAGTCTTATAAAGAAAGGGAAAGTATACTTTCCATGCCCTAACTGACAGACTTTAACTACCGAAGCTCACCCTTGACCAATTTTGGCTGTTAGATGAATGGGAAATACAATTTTgggagtgtttttttttttttttttataacaattttGGGAGTTGAATCTTAATGGCAGGTGCACACATAGCTTTTTGATAGTAAGAGGGTGCAATGTGTCAACTTTGATAGTTTGGGGTATTACAAAAACATGTGTGTTAGAGGGTGGATAGTATAAAAGAATCTAGATTTGGAATAGCGTTTgtgtactttttttaaaattttgcctGGTGCTACTCTAGCACTAATGAGGCtctattttttaatgtaattttgCTAGCTGTTGAAAGAAAATGTAATTTCGGATTGTTCACATGAAAGATGCAATTTTTTACTTGTAAATACAATTTCCAGTTATTTTCTCTGTGATTGGTAACTTTATGGTACCCTTTGGTTCTGGTTACTAGAATTTGCATAGGGGACCATCAGAAGGTTAGGATTGCTGGGCAAGCTTGGTGAAATCTGAAATGTTTTaagctgaaaaatgaaaaaataatactgGAACGGAAGGATGGACCTTTCAATATTTACAATAAGTAAATGTCATTTTGTATTAAAgctgtagagggttttgctgaAAATTCAAACGAGTTGTTTGTATTTAATTGATAGAACTTCATTAATTCTATATTAGTCAAATATGGATATACAAATGAAAACGTCTTGCACTCCACTCCacttttctattaaaatattcttttatattgaaGTGAGAGGAActgttaaggaaaatgataatggCAAATGCCACAGGTTCTTCTTAGAGGTCCAAAGAATGCTCGGGAAGCTGTGAAGCACTTCGGACCGGCTCCAGGTGTGCCACACAGCCATTCAAAACCCTATGTACGATCAAAAGGAAGGAAATTTGAGAGGGCTAGAGGAAGAAGGAACAGCAAGGGCTTCAGAGTTTAAGCTACCAAACTTTTGCCTAAAACACAAATGCACTCACCGATTCTGTGCAAACGTGTTGCAGATCTGGCTCCTTTTTCATGTTATATTGGgctggttttcttttttctgagactttttttctattattaaaagaaaattttatatggCTATCGTTTCCATTCAGTCCTGAAATCCGTTGGATATTAAAGTTTATTGGATGCTTTTCTTGAGTTTTGTGGTGCCAAATTATTATCATTGAGTAGCTTTTTTTAAGcttagattattatttattgctTCAAAATACCTGAGTAATGCAAACAATGCTTTGATCCGTGTGGGTATCTGATGTTGCTCACCCCACtcccaaaaatagaaaaatttgcATTTTATCATACTCAAGCCAGTCAAATCAGGAAATAGTAGCTATAGATTGAAATGAATTCCATCCTGCCTGCTCAAAAAGTTTATAGAAATGTCAACTATTCACAACCTCACTAGTTGGACCGGGACATCGTCCCAGGAGCATTCTCATTCTGAGACTCCATATCTATATTTACCCCCTCCATTTTGACCCTCCGCAGCTCTCTATTCCGGCAGAGTCTCTCTATTTAGTGTATGCTACCAGGCTAGTTGGGGCCATCTATTGCCCAAGGCACTTGATCTCACCGTTCTTACGCAGTATAAGGCTCCAAATTTGATAGCGTTGGCCTGATGTTGAGTGGGGCTTAGTTAGGCCAAGGCTAACTGGTTGGATCGGAGCCCAGTACGCGGGCCCATAGCCACCTTTAGGAAGAGCCCCGACTTATCTTAATACAAGAGTCTAAAACGGGACATGACCCgagaattatatacatatatatatatatatatatcagatagAAATTGAGATGCAATACCAGCCAAGATGAGCATGTTTGAATAtattcagttttaaaaaaagaagataagagggtgttaaagaaaaattgattTAGAGTTTTTTACACAATTGGATAgttgataattttcaagtagCGATCCAAAGCAAATCCAATTCACATATCGGATTATGTGTGATTTCAATCCCTGCCTCTCACACCAAAATTTTGGTATTGTATCCAACCCTTTAAGGCTGAAGATAAATCTTATTGTCAATTGAGGAGTCTTGTTTGTTCTTTTTATGCCCTAATCAAACGCATTGTTCTAGATCCTTAATTCCCCCAGGGGAAATGACGGCGTATTCAACTCTATATGTCTTAGCTACATGACTATCAGTTTCAACACTCACCATTTTTCCGGACAATATTGCAATATGGAGGACTAAAACAACATTTCAATAGAAACGTGAATGTTAAACCCGCATCAATCTTCCCCTTttctgaaaaaagaaaaagaaaaactcgaTCTCGAGTTTTGAAACGCGGATCATTGGATAAACGATCTTGACTCAACTAAAGGAAATTTCATGAATAGGTTGGGATGATGAACCTGAGCCCGTTGCTGTCATGTGCTTGAGAGAGAAAAccaacatatattaatatgcaaGATTGTGTGCTTCCCAGCCGAAGAAAATTACCACTCATTCCTCTTTGACTGTTTTATATGTGTGAATCTATTATCTAATGACACATCATGAGATGACGagagaatatgaaaaaatagataatgaatatactttttctttaaatatttgagttattctCTTTTCAAGTCAGTGTGTAAAAGTAAAACACACTATCTACATTGCTTAAATgacaaaatttgattttaagattcaaattttaaaatttatttttttaattaaattataccaCATAAATATTGTGTGATGTGAATGCCTTACAATAGCAGTATTCTTAACTATTGTAGGTGAGCTTATAGGTGTCATGAACTTGttgaatattttaacatgaaacataaattttaggattttttattttctatgatCCAAGGCATTATTAAATGATAACAATTAGAAAACCTACATCTCTTTATTGTTGTTTGATTGAGAATATGGTTCAACTATGACAGAAAGATCATCTTAATAATTTTACCTCTAAATGTCTCTTAATGGCTAGATGCACAATTATGTTGTAAgggcatgtttgggattgcagTGGAAGGTCTAAAAAGTGCGGTATAATGGTCTAAAGTGCTTAAATGACAAAATTTATCTGTTTGgtaattttatatcaaaatacttctaaatcaagaaaaatcataaaactatGTTTAAGCAAAAGCATCAAAGTAGTGCTTTTTGTCATAAGCACTTTAGAAAAAGTAATCCATATTTTACCGTActatatacattacaaaatgaCCCTCATCATTTTAACACAATGACAATTTTGTCCatctatatttttcattattctctTATAATTTATTCAAGACTTTacccatcaatatttttcattcttttcctatcacttatgcatcgttgaagagattttctttttcattataattactgaaaaatctattagactatttttgttattattttattgtaatatttaatttttattaagtatatgccattttatgtcatttatatatcaaaaagtatctttttaatttgtttccgaacaaatttatatgtttgaaattgttttaaagATACAGATcctaaacaataaataactttttaatagtagaacttattacgTTAAGCTCTAAGCTATAAgccttaagttaaaaaataatattttccaccACAATTCAAAACATGCACTAAGTCAAAATCCTTATCCCTATCGGTGCTTAAATAGACTTCTAGGCATCAGAAAATTTAGAGATATTTGTATCCGATTATAACTCATTATATAAGTGATATAATTTGAACTAGTATAAACCTATAGAAATATGACTACGTGGACACCGAAAATCTTATAGGAATTCCAGTAGAGCAAACGACTTTGTtagtaatattataaaaaagaaatgatttgtaaaagGTCCGAATAAGTAAGATCATCATAAgcatttgtaaaaaagtagattataatttaaaaaaatatataaaaataaataaattgttctTTTTGAATGGacacttttttttcaaagagcCTAGGAcctatatattagaaatttgtCCATACGTAGTTGTTATGTAATATTAGTCTGCcgaatcttaaaaaaaaatggtataaataataagcataaaaattaaaatataaattcaaatttcaaccCACCCTGAAATTACGTCCACTAAGTTTTTACTTTGCTCCTATGGTATTGTACTGTGGCTGTGGCTGTGGCTGTATGTGCATATGGTGATGGGTACATGTGGTCCGGGCTGTTGTGCGTTGTGGCAGTGGGTTTGCAAGGGAAGAGTCTTCTTTTTCGGTGGGTGGTTGGGATTTGTGGTGACTGCGATTGTGGGTGTTTTGTTGTACAAATGCATCAAtctttcatctttgttttgcgaTGGATAACGTGCGGTCGGGATTTGGATAGAAAATAATCTCAATTATTGctcaaatttaatttaaaaactgaTGCAAGATAAACACACTTGAGATGGGCgatccaataataataataaaaaaaaatagagaaaatgactgttaaaaaaatattacaaataattaaatcaatatatttctatcagtttaattttttaaaacaagtgataatttcatataatatcaaaataaaaatcttaagtATGAACTTTGATTTTACAGTACTCTATTCCATCAGCTTAAGTACCCTATTCCACCAGCTTAAGGTTTTAGAACGGAGATAGAATTATGAAATAGACTAAGGTTCCATTTAGAATTTAGACTAAATTTAGTtgtctaattttaaactaagtCTAACATTTAAATATCTAACTTTCAAATCACAAGactatttcaactcaaaatttctttatacgCGAGActcgtaatattttttaacttaatacaTCTTTACACGTGAGATCCTCGACctttaaatacatctaaactcaatttaatatttaaatatatttaaattcatcctagataaatctcataaaatttactttattatttcaactcattactatttataaaaaagtcaACTTATCTTAACATATAATCGGAGCATAACACGTCCAACTACATTTAAAATCAATTAATCAGAGATATATCTATCTAAGGTAGGGAGTCTTTGttagaatgaaatgaaaaataaagtggAATAGGAGATTTTTATGGAGGGGGCATTGGTTTGAAAGGAGGAAATGGACTAAACGCTGGCTTCACGGTGCAGGCCCTGCACATGATTGTTCACGTACAACAGGGAGACTTCCTGGATAAATATACGTACAAAGTCACAGTTTTGGTGTTGTTGGAACTCGGGAATGGGTACAATCATGAGATCCCAACGGTCCAAGAAGTAAATTTGACTGGCCAACATAAATCATAAATGGACTACTGTTTGTATCCCATCAACTTCATAAGTATTTTTGGAAGGGCTTTCTTGTTCTCTCATACAAATGGGCCATGTCATAAGTATTTTTGGAAGGGCTTTCTTGGGTGCTTatactttataaataatacggtTGATGAGATAAAGTATGAGGACATTGATGACTACTGTTGTACATGACTGTCCTTCTCATTCCTCCCCACCCTTTCTATGCTATAAAgggaaaaataatttgtataattttcaTGTGTGTAAGTCTTGATTTGAGAAAGATTGAgatttattatgaaaaaatgagTTTATACGGTGTGGGGTTTGTACACTTTAAAACTCTATCCAGTATATTAATCTTAATGAAACTTGCATAATGGTATTTTAAATAGCATAATGTATTTTAAGTGGTCATATCAATAAATGTACCGGTAATTTAGCTTTACAGACAATCAAATTAGAGTAAAAATACACATATTCTTTTTTTCAACCTATCGTCGATTtgaagtaaaattataaaaagtaaaatgatACTTGCAGTTATGAATATACAAACGTtttgcaatcattttgaaataagtgaataaatacgagatttatataaaaaaattaatttttaatgataaatcttattttttttcaaaacaactacATGACGCTTATAAACTTTATGAATGTATTAATCATcactcttataaaaaaatttgtaatttatcattttccttccatAAAGTTATGATATTAAGACCCAAGAAGTTCCATAATTAAGTAAGAAAAAATTCaattgcaagcataattatacattaatataatatgattggttaaaaagtagatttgattgaaaacaatactaatttaagttttgaatataaagaaatcagtattagtatgtagattagtacgtgactttacttatatataataaaatttattaagtaATTAATGAGCTTTTGTAAGAATTTAAggtgattgattaaaaataatattaatttaaattttaaatataaaaaaattaatattaatatataaattaatatcaacttTACTTGTACAAAATTCGTTAACTAATTAATGGGTTTGTTGGTGAAAATGTACAGCaacacaattatttttttatcttgggACTCTAGCGGGAACAACTTTGCAGAATTGCAAGCAACTTTTACTGGTGCAGAAAGGAAAGTTTACTGTGCGTGGTGCAGAATTTGCAAGCTACTTTACTGCCATGGTTCCTTCAGCGTTTCTGGTTCACCAGACGAACCGAATAAAGAAAATGGATTATACGATTGGTAGATTTATTGCAAACAGTGCTCTGGAAACTTTACAGCTGACCAGAATCTGTTGGATGATATATCATGACGCTGTGCTTTTTATATTTGGATGTATTCCGTGCGTCCAGGGTCGAGAGAGAACTGTTAAAAGGATCACGAGTTTCTAGCTATTCTTTGACCGAGTCAACGAGGGAATCAATAATAATCGTACTTATGCTTCATCAGATGTTGTCTATGGACTtgatttctttatttcattttcagctTTCATCTTGTAAATTTCCTTGGCAATGTCTAACTTGCAATTAGGGCCCCATGTAAATTCTCAAGGAAGCTTGACGTTGGAATCAATATTTAGATCCATCTGTTCTCGAGAAAGGCACATTTACTAACTGATgctatttatatgttttttattattattcttttattgttttttttgtgctcaaataattgaaaactatattttattttttcttacttttctaaCCAATAACACAtctaaaaaattgatgaaaatataattattaaaaagttgGTATATACTATTTTTTCTGCTGCCCGACTCCTCTTCATTGAGATTGTGCACTTCGTATGTAATCCAACGgtttaaaaaactatataacTAATGCTATTAACCATATCCTCGTTACACTCGTTActacagttttaaaatatgtaaatcttatttactctatttaaaaaataatataattttttattaaccaTATCCTCGTTACACTCGTtactacaatttcaaaatatgtaaatcttgtttactttatttaaaaaataatataattttttataaaaaataattttttaatatagatcttgaatttattaatttttttaaataaaatacatagaatttatatatcttaatataaatatcatttatcttttaccatctttgaatatttttttatttttgtaaagaaTATTTTTACCGCACATAATAGAGTTTTTCCACGGAGAGAATTGATACTATTAAGAAGGGAATTACTAGGTAAGGAATGCCCGCCAGAAAGCTGAAAAAAGCAATTACTAAGCTCATTTTCTGACCGCATAGGAACCTTCCTCGGCCCTTTCCAAAACCCCCCTCCCGCCCCCCGGCCTCTACAACCGATATAATCATAAACCTCATTCTGCCCCTTCTCCTCTCAggctcgtctctctctctctctctctctctctgtgttatGGAGGATAACCAGAGCTATGCTCTCAACGGGAAGATTATGCTATGTTCAGTGGTCACTGTATTCCTTGTCCTACTCATCATGGTCGGCTTTCGTATCTTCTCTCGATGCTTCTTCGACAATCACCGCCGAAGACGCCGGCGAGCCCGCCATTCCTCATATTACTCCGTTACCCCCAACACCACCACCTCTACTCAAGGCCTCGACCCCTCCATCCTCCATGCCCTCCCAACTTTCACCTACTCCTTTAAAACTCACGACTCTCCGCTGGAGTGCGCCGTCTGCTTATCCGAGTTCGAAGACGACGACAAAGGCCGAGTCTTGCCCAAATGTGAACACTTTTTTCACGTCGAGTGCATTGATACGTGGTTCCAGTCTGTCTCCAATTGCCCGCTGTGCAGAGCCCCGATCGTGGCCGATATTTCGGTGTTGAAACCCGAAATCTCTTCCGAAACGGAGAATGAACCCGTTGGTGCACTGACAGAACCGGCTCATACGGAAGCAGCTGAAAGGGGTGTCTCGGAGTTTTCACAGCCGGTGAATCTGGGACCCAATGGTTGCCGGAGAAAGCCATCTGAGCTTATGGGTGTAGTTGTAGAGGTGCCTCGGTTGGGAGGGTTGGATGAGATGGATTCGGGTTCACCCGGGGAATACCGGGCACTCTCGTTGAAGAGGATTTGTAGCATATGAGGGGAATATGCTGTGATGCTCATGAATCGGAAGTCGAACCGGAGACAAGGAGCAATGGGTGGCTGTTCCGTGTTAGCAGAAGCACTGTCTAAGAACACATGGCACTAATCTTGCAtgtaaaaatttagttataactacaattatgtattaatacgTGTATTAATCTATTGtagttaataaaaaatagattttattaaaaataatattaatttaatttttatatataaaaaaattaatattaatatatagattaatacgtaactttatttatatgtaataaaattatcttaCATGTACAGCTGGCGCTTAGCTTAGCTCACTTATATTGGATGTACATAACTCCTTCGTTTAACActgttttcctttgatttcaTAACGTGGTGGGAAACTTCCAATGTTCTTAGCTTAAATGCATCGTGACAAAAAAACCGAAAAAACTAACAAGAAACTTAAAACAACATGAGTGTTTGAATGGCATTGCATGCATGAAGATAATGTGAAAGTAGTACGATACAAAGGTACCAAGCTGATACTCGTGTCGtagaaattttaaatgtaaaattttGCATTTTCCTTTTGGATTGTTGCAATTGTACGATTAACGTTAAAGTATAGAAGCTGCAACAAAATGACATTCCAactctttaatttttatttttctatccgGCCCCTTGACATTATAACTCAAATTATTATACTATTtcatttccaaaaaaaataaataaattattatactaTTTCCAATTGTGCTTATAAAAATTGGgtgttaatttaaaatttcaaaacgaTCATTGCGTTATAATTATGCAATTTAGGTTCTTTGTTATTAAAAAGTTGGCGTTTGAtgtcttatcttttcttttaaagaagggaaattgaaggaaaaagaggacCTCTATATTTATCCTGACTGATTCATGCgtcctatattttttatttatttattttatatatatatatattattcaatttttctcttGGTCGGAAATTTCCTGGTCAACTTTGCGGGTTCTTAGAGGCAGAGACTAGCTAGGTAGGTGAGGTTGACTGTAAGGCATGCAGTCAGTCACATGCCAAGCCTGGCCCTATAGGCCCGATTGGGACAGAGACTTGTTTCACGATGATATTCGTTAAGTTtctaaacaaaaacataaaaaaataatttaatttttttttaaattttaaaataaaattgtattataataatattttaattttataatatttttattcaacttttcctttcttttttcaaaactttataaaaaattttacctCAAATTATTTCTAActctttcatctcaattcaaatatctcgTTACTATTCAAAAACAATTTCAACTCCCAAATTTTACCCTCTGCAGTCACATGCACGTCACAACTATGTATGACCATCTAGATTGATTATATTATTCGATCTGtatataacataatatatatcacttaaatagtaatatttaatttataaaatttaaattttaaaatttttattctaaaataaatgACACCGTGTAAAAACTTGACTAGATGTGTTATCCAAACTataagaaaacaagaaaaatactagTTTGTCCCCCAAAGTGCCCCCAGTTTTTCCCCTGgtgcaatttatttatttttattttttatttttaaaaaagctAACATGCCCCCCCCAAAATACCCTTCTCTCTGGGaggtccctttttttttttttaatttttatttttaagaaaaagcaaaaaataaaaataaaaaaaatttgcagttgtggggggggggggggcgggttGGGGGGCATTGTCCTAAGGATGATGAACTAACCTGATCTTGGGTTACCACCTCTCCTTTTAATTTTGGGCTGTTACTCACATGATCAGTTTCTCTGGATGCCGGAGATGGTTCTCGCATTTGTAAGGGCGGTGGATGGTTTCTGATTTTCCGAGTTCCCCAGAAGTCGAGGTCTGCCTTCGGATATTAGGCCTAGATAATGTGGGCTTCTTGGTGTGATGGGCCTGCGACAAGGTCAACTTAATAAACCTATACAGAATAAgtgggttttattttattttattttttcaaaaacttacaCCATCTAAACTGTAGTGTTTCCCAGTTGAAGCCCATGATCAGTTTGGGCCCATGAAAGACTATGCACGTGTGTTGCACTTGTGTATTAGAAGTAtcagtaatgctatatacaattgtagaattgataaatattttacaatcattttgaaaaagagtagaatttattatttgcaatttttttttccatatggGTCCTGTATTTAGTCATATTTTTATGCACTTTacaactgcaaatattatttctctaaaaGTATAGGGTAGAtaactcttttgtttttgggtAAGTTAACGTCGGGAGTAATGTACAAGGCATGATATTGTGGTGTGATTGTAATATGTGTATTTAGCAACTAAATACTATATTTATCCCCAAACAAAATTGAACGAAATATATTTTATGCTAGTTTAATAAACAAGCTCTATGTAAgtcctttataaaaaaatgggtctcactaataaaaaattaatttttttaatattttttaatatatatatatttttttaagatatggTCTACTTTTTTACGAAGGTTAACATGAGACATgtctatttgagacttgtacaaatcatttctcaaaaaataatatactatagtaatTAATGTGGAGTTGTAATCAAGaaattattatcaatattttgtCATTTAAGTTGTCAAGATGAttagtttcaagtttcaaatgTCTGACTAAATTGTTATATGATTCAATTTAGAAAGAGATATACATATTATgcaagttctataaattttaatGTTGTAAATGTAAGATTTTTTGATGGCGTGGATTTCACGTGAACATTATCACTCTTTGCATTAAAAATACTCAATTTGATTAAACAATTAGATGGATTGTAATTCAATAAAGGGGTCATCCAAAACTCTTAACTGAAAAAAAGTTGGGCAGTCTCTGCACACAGCTTTCTTTCTACTCTTCACTGCTGTAATTTAGAAGGCGATGCCATTACACGTTGGCACATTTTATCTAAATGAAGTCTGTATCCCGGTACGGTTTTACGAAAGACCCATGTTCAATTCGCCATTTTGTTGAAGTTGCAACCAATCCGTTGTTGTAAAATATGATCATGAAATTGAGTTTTCCCTTGGATATTCCTTGTCAATGCAAACAAAATGCTGTCTGCGAGAGGCTGACGTTGTCACCATGACAGTCTCTGCGTTAGAAGCACGTAAAGGACAATCTGAAACTATAGAAATGGAAATTTATCATGGTTGATGGTACCCAGATTTCTACATGAATTGTGGCGTTTTCATTTCTTCATAAAGTTGAAAAGCATTTAAGTCAATTCCACCCAACTTCAAATTCAAGATTTCATTGGAGACGTTCTTTTTGGTTAGCAATTAATTTCTTTGGCCTTTGAACATTAGATAATTTAGATTGTTTTTTATTGGGTACGGAGAACAGAAAGCTAGCTGGACTTAAATGGGTTCTGATTCATTCATAATTGCTTCTGATAAATTTTAGTCTGGGTTAAAGCAGTACATGAAGTCTCTGTTCTTCAATATTAGTTGAAAATAACTGACATTCTTGATTGCATTGTGTACTATACTTGACTGTCAAAACCAAGCTGTTTTTGAAAAGCTTCGGCTTTGACATGCTTATCAAATGTTTGTGATGAAAAGAAATGCggcaaacaaataaataaaggaatggAAAAAAGCTAGCTGTATGTGTTCATATGATCAAGCCACCAGCGTACGGCACTCCCGTTTGAGGCAACCAGTCATCCCCTAGCAAGAAGTTTGCCACCGTGTAATTAGCAACATCCGTGGCATTCATCACGTGGTAACCAGACCATGTCACTCTGTTTGTAGTGTTTGATCCGGGTCCCGTGTTGTTGTACTCTGCATAATACAACGTGCTTAGCGCAAATTCCCCATTCCACGCCATCCAACCAGCAGGATTTATCAATCCATCCATGAAAGTTTGCACATAAACTGTCCTGGAGTACTCCTTCCATGGCCTTCCCAAGTACGTCTGAGTTGTGCCATTGCTCGATGCCAAATCATCTGCAGCTCTAATCCTACAGTTCTGAATTGATGTACCCGTGTTCTGATTTGGGTCTGTTCTTCCTTGAGCTGTGATGGCATTGAATTGTCCACTCATTGGCAGC
This genomic window from Carya illinoinensis cultivar Pawnee chromosome 7, C.illinoinensisPawnee_v1, whole genome shotgun sequence contains:
- the LOC122316883 gene encoding RING-H2 finger protein ATL5-like; translated protein: MEDNQSYALNGKIMLCSVVTVFLVLLIMVGFRIFSRCFFDNHRRRRRRARHSSYYSVTPNTTTSTQGLDPSILHALPTFTYSFKTHDSPLECAVCLSEFEDDDKGRVLPKCEHFFHVECIDTWFQSVSNCPLCRAPIVADISVLKPEISSETENEPVGALTEPAHTEAAERGVSEFSQPVNLGPNGCRRKPSELMGVVVEVPRLGGLDEMDSGSPGEYRALSLKRICSI